The nucleotide window TGATCCAGGCTAAGGCCGGCTTTTTTCAGGGCGCTCTGGGTGGCGGGAACCGGGCCGATGCCCATGTATTGGGGATCAACCCCGGCATGGCCATAAGAAACCAGACGCGCCATGGGCTTGAGACCGCGCGCCTGGGCAGCTGCCGCAGTCATCAGCAAAACGGCGGCCGCACCATCATTCAGGCCGGATGCGTTGCCTGCCGTGACCGTGCCGTCTTCCTTGGCGAACACAGGGCGCAGCTTGCTGAAGCTTTCCAGCGTGGCATCAAAACGCACATGTTCGTCTTGATCGAACACGACATCACCCTTGCGGGTTTTTTGCACGACCGGCACGATCTGGGATTTGAAATAACCTTGCTGGATGGCGTGTGCCGCCCGGCTGTGCGATTCCAGCGCCAACGCATCCTGATCGGCGCGGCTGATGCCGTATTTTTTAGCCACGTTTTCAGCCGTCACACCCATGTGATATTTCTCGAATGGGCAGGACAAGGCCCCCGTCATCATGTCGATCAGGCGAGAATCCCCCATGCGTGAGCCCCAGCGCTGGCCAAACGCCAGATAAGGCGCCCGGCTCATGCTCTCGGCCCCCGCGCCAATTGCAATGTCCGCATCGCCCAGCATCAACGCCTGGGCAGCCGATACGATGGCCTGCAGACCGGAACCGCATAGGCGATTGACGTTGAAGGCGGGGGTTGCCTGTGCAAGACCGGCGTTGATCGTGGCCACCCGCGACAGATACATATCGCGAGGCTCGGTATTGATCACATGACCAAATACCACATGCTCTACATCAGTTGGGGCCACACCGGCACGATCCAGGACCTCGCGCACCACCAGCGTGCCCAACTCGCAAGGAGCGACATCTTTAAGCCCCCCACCAAAATCCCCAACCGCAGTGCGGCAGGCTTGTACGACCACGACGTCTTGCATGATGATGCCTCCATAAATGGGTGCTGCGTTGCAGCATATATGCCTAATCCCATAGTAGCGTATTCCGCCCGTCCTAAACAAAACAAAGCGAATGCCGTCAATGGTTTATTAATGGCTATGCCGGGGACACTCTCATGAAAATCGACAGCTACACCGTGGGGCTCAGCAG belongs to Castellaniella sp. and includes:
- the bktB gene encoding beta-ketothiolase BktB gives rise to the protein MQDVVVVQACRTAVGDFGGGLKDVAPCELGTLVVREVLDRAGVAPTDVEHVVFGHVINTEPRDMYLSRVATINAGLAQATPAFNVNRLCGSGLQAIVSAAQALMLGDADIAIGAGAESMSRAPYLAFGQRWGSRMGDSRLIDMMTGALSCPFEKYHMGVTAENVAKKYGISRADQDALALESHSRAAHAIQQGYFKSQIVPVVQKTRKGDVVFDQDEHVRFDATLESFSKLRPVFAKEDGTVTAGNASGLNDGAAAVLLMTAAAAQARGLKPMARLVSYGHAGVDPQYMGIGPVPATQSALKKAGLSLDQMDVIEANEAFAAQACAVSRELGFDPAKVNPNGSGISLGHPIGATGALITVKALHELERIQGRHALVTMCIGGGQGIAAIFERL